A part of Thermocrinis albus DSM 14484 genomic DNA contains:
- a CDS encoding ABC transporter ATP-binding protein, translating into MKELDLRLEKVSKRFGSSFWALRDISMVLPKGRITALVGESGSGKSTLGKIILRLERPTSGRVLLGGMDIFAMGKEYTRMVSVVFQDPTTSLNPRMRVREILEEPLVVHKVKDREKVVVEALQKVGLDNSFLDRKPHQLSGGQRQRVAIARAMALKPAFIVADEPTASLDASRKRDILDLFVELRSMGTGVLLITHDITAVKYTADILYVLYRGKLLEYGDKEKLLLEPLHPYTRYLLDHVPARHPSLRSKGEWTETVPFFDAACPFYSMCRYRKEECERSLREVIVDGRFVACNLY; encoded by the coding sequence ATGAAGGAGCTGGATCTTAGGCTGGAAAAAGTCTCTAAGAGGTTCGGAAGTTCCTTCTGGGCTTTGAGGGACATCTCTATGGTTCTTCCAAAAGGTAGGATCACCGCTCTGGTGGGAGAGTCAGGTTCCGGGAAGTCCACTTTGGGAAAGATAATACTGCGGCTGGAGAGACCTACTTCCGGAAGGGTGTTGCTGGGAGGTATGGACATCTTTGCCATGGGAAAGGAGTACACGCGTATGGTCTCGGTGGTTTTCCAGGATCCTACCACCTCCCTCAATCCTCGTATGAGAGTGAGGGAGATACTGGAGGAGCCTTTGGTGGTTCACAAGGTGAAGGATAGAGAGAAGGTAGTGGTGGAGGCCTTACAGAAGGTGGGATTGGACAACAGCTTCTTAGATAGGAAACCTCATCAGCTTTCAGGAGGGCAAAGGCAGAGGGTAGCCATAGCTAGAGCCATGGCGCTAAAGCCTGCCTTCATAGTGGCAGACGAACCAACAGCTTCCTTGGATGCCAGTAGAAAGAGGGACATTCTGGACCTCTTTGTGGAGTTAAGGAGTATGGGAACAGGTGTGCTTCTCATAACCCATGACATAACTGCCGTCAAGTACACTGCAGACATTCTCTACGTCCTTTACAGGGGTAAACTGTTGGAGTATGGGGACAAGGAGAAACTTCTTTTGGAGCCTCTACATCCCTACACTCGTTATCTTCTTGACCACGTACCTGCACGCCACCCTTCCCTCAGAAGTAAAGGAGAATGGACGGAAACGGTTCCGTTCTTTGATGCGGCGTGTCCTTTTTACAGTATGTGCAGGTACCGTAAAGAAGAGTGTGAGAGAAGTTTGAGGGAGGTTATCGTAGATGGAAGGTTCGTTGCCTGCAATCTTTACTGA
- the hemN gene encoding oxygen-independent coproporphyrinogen III oxidase, whose translation MRTVFDRKLIEKYDRPGPRYTSYPPATEFHEGVTHEDYRRKLVESNETKRPLSLYFHIPFCESACWFCGCNVIISHRKDVTGRYLSYVTKELRMLAELLDTSRPVVQLHWGGGTPNFLSPQEIEELFDRIKEHFRFSQDAEISVEIDPRYLQEGQLETLKRLGFNRISMGLQDINEDVQRAINRLQPESLMREVMKNLRDLGFSSINIDLIYGLPFQNVEKFKRTIEKTIELDPDRVAVFNFAYVPWLKPLQRKIDPSTLPPPEEKLSMLELTIEMFQSAGYVYIGMDHFAKPNDELAEAQRNGTLWRNFQGYTTRKGVDLIGIGATSIGMLQDSYFQNYKTIREYYAALDEGRLATMRGFLLSEEDLLRREVIMDLMCNFYCSFDKIEEMFGIRFEEHFAWELEQLSDMEKDDLLRISDRSIQVLPRGRLLIRNIAMVFDEYVRSRRESRFSRTI comes from the coding sequence ATGCGCACAGTGTTTGATAGAAAGCTTATAGAAAAGTACGATAGACCAGGGCCCCGCTACACCAGTTACCCTCCCGCTACCGAGTTTCACGAGGGGGTCACCCACGAAGACTACAGGAGAAAGCTTGTGGAAAGCAATGAAACCAAAAGACCTCTCTCTCTTTATTTTCACATCCCTTTCTGTGAAAGTGCCTGTTGGTTCTGTGGGTGTAACGTCATAATATCCCACCGTAAGGACGTAACGGGTAGGTATCTCAGCTACGTAACGAAAGAACTCAGAATGTTAGCAGAACTTCTGGACACATCAAGGCCAGTTGTTCAACTTCACTGGGGTGGAGGCACACCCAACTTTTTGAGTCCGCAAGAGATAGAGGAGCTTTTTGATAGGATAAAGGAACATTTCCGGTTTTCTCAGGATGCTGAGATAAGTGTAGAGATAGATCCCCGATATCTTCAGGAGGGTCAGCTGGAAACCCTCAAAAGGTTGGGTTTCAACCGTATAAGTATGGGCCTTCAGGACATAAACGAAGACGTGCAGAGAGCTATAAACAGACTGCAGCCTGAATCTCTTATGCGAGAGGTGATGAAGAACCTGAGGGATTTAGGCTTTTCCAGTATAAACATAGATCTCATCTACGGTCTTCCCTTCCAGAACGTGGAGAAGTTTAAGAGAACTATAGAAAAAACTATAGAGTTGGACCCTGATAGAGTTGCCGTCTTCAACTTCGCCTATGTTCCTTGGTTAAAGCCTCTACAGCGTAAGATAGATCCTTCTACACTTCCACCTCCCGAGGAAAAGCTCAGTATGTTGGAGCTAACCATAGAGATGTTCCAGTCAGCTGGTTACGTTTACATAGGTATGGATCACTTTGCCAAACCCAACGATGAACTAGCGGAAGCTCAGAGGAATGGAACCCTTTGGAGAAACTTCCAGGGCTACACAACACGTAAAGGTGTAGATCTAATAGGTATAGGAGCCACCTCCATAGGTATGCTTCAGGATTCTTATTTCCAGAACTACAAAACTATAAGGGAGTATTACGCTGCCTTAGATGAAGGCCGGTTGGCCACCATGAGAGGATTTCTCCTCTCCGAGGAGGATCTCCTGCGCCGAGAGGTAATAATGGATCTTATGTGTAACTTTTACTGTTCCTTTGATAAGATAGAGGAGATGTTCGGTATCCGGTTTGAGGAACATTTTGCGTGGGAGTTAGAACAGCTTTCTGACATGGAGAAGGATGATCTTCTGAGGATATCCGACAGAAGTATTCAGGTCCTTCCGAGAGGTAGACTCTTGATAAGGAATATAGCTATGGTCTTTGATGAGTACGTAAGAAGTAGGAGGGAGAGCAGGTTTTCTAGGACCATATGA
- a CDS encoding AAA family ATPase: MLDVERVIASVEQVIKGKRDVILNSLVCFLSGGHLLLEDVPGVGKTTLALALAKSLGLSFARIQFTSDLLPSDILGINVYDQSKRSFVFKHGPIFHNILLADEINRATPKTQSALLEAMAEGKVSVDGVTYELPKPFFVIATQNPLEQHGTFPLPESQLDRFSMCLSIGYPDPETEALILRGENLLHKLERLQPVVRLQDILSTMEHISRFYVSQEVAKLAVEIATETRNHPNVIMGVSTRGLVHLISCAKALAFIRGRDFVVPEDVIDLAPVCLSHRIVVREGSDGRTVMEEILQRIRRKQVYT; encoded by the coding sequence ATGCTGGATGTAGAGAGAGTTATCGCATCGGTGGAACAGGTTATCAAGGGGAAAAGGGATGTGATACTAAACTCCCTTGTGTGCTTTCTGTCAGGTGGTCATCTTCTTTTGGAGGATGTTCCTGGAGTAGGTAAGACCACACTGGCGCTGGCTCTGGCCAAAAGCCTTGGCCTTTCCTTCGCACGGATACAGTTTACCAGTGACCTTCTCCCCAGTGACATACTGGGGATAAATGTATACGACCAGTCTAAGAGGAGTTTTGTATTCAAGCACGGCCCAATATTTCACAACATCCTTCTGGCAGATGAGATAAACAGAGCTACACCCAAAACGCAGAGCGCCCTGTTGGAAGCTATGGCGGAGGGTAAGGTGTCAGTAGACGGTGTAACCTACGAACTACCCAAACCATTCTTTGTAATAGCCACTCAGAACCCTCTGGAACAACACGGTACATTCCCTCTCCCTGAGTCCCAGTTAGATAGATTCAGTATGTGCCTGTCAATAGGCTATCCGGACCCAGAGACGGAAGCACTGATTCTCAGAGGTGAGAACTTGTTACATAAGTTGGAAAGACTACAACCTGTGGTAAGATTACAGGACATTCTCTCCACCATGGAGCATATCTCACGTTTCTATGTGTCTCAGGAGGTTGCCAAGCTGGCAGTAGAGATAGCCACAGAGACGAGAAACCATCCTAACGTGATAATGGGAGTTTCTACAAGAGGTCTGGTCCATCTGATAAGTTGTGCCAAAGCGCTTGCTTTCATAAGAGGAAGGGACTTTGTGGTACCTGAGGATGTGATAGACCTGGCACCTGTCTGTCTGTCTCACCGTATAGTGGTGAGGGAAGGATCAGACGGAAGAACGGTGATGGAAGAGATCCTACAGAGGATACGCCGCAAACAGGTTTATACTTAA
- the hemB gene encoding porphobilinogen synthase, with protein sequence MEFPKLRPRRLRLKENIRSLVRETVITLDDLIYPIFVRYGENIVEEVPSMPGVFRYSVDKVADAVKEVRDLGIKAVILFGIPEHKDEVGSDTWSNEGIIQRALRVIKKEVPEMYVITDVCFCEYTTHGHCGVLKGDTVDNDLTLENLKKQAVSHAENGADMLAPSGMMDGMVRAIRSALDEAGYTHIPIMAYSAKFASAFYGPFREAAESAPAFGDRRSYQMDPANAREALKEVILDVTEGADIVMVKPALAYLDIIYRVRQMTLLPVCAYNVSGEYSLIKAAGKMGWVDERKVMWEVLTSIKRAGADMIITYFAKEVAQDIIKGRLPY encoded by the coding sequence ATGGAGTTTCCTAAACTTAGACCCAGAAGACTCAGGCTCAAGGAAAACATAAGGAGCCTTGTACGGGAAACAGTCATCACCTTAGATGACCTGATATACCCCATCTTCGTAAGGTATGGAGAAAACATAGTGGAAGAAGTACCATCCATGCCAGGAGTTTTTAGATACTCGGTAGACAAGGTGGCAGATGCCGTCAAGGAAGTGAGAGATCTTGGTATAAAGGCCGTTATCCTCTTTGGTATACCAGAGCACAAGGATGAGGTAGGTTCCGATACATGGAGCAACGAAGGGATAATCCAGAGGGCACTGAGAGTTATAAAGAAGGAAGTACCTGAGATGTACGTGATAACGGATGTATGCTTCTGTGAGTATACTACCCACGGTCACTGTGGCGTTCTGAAGGGAGACACAGTGGACAACGATCTGACCTTAGAGAACCTGAAGAAACAGGCGGTATCTCATGCCGAAAACGGGGCAGATATGCTGGCTCCCTCCGGTATGATGGACGGTATGGTGAGGGCCATAAGGTCGGCACTGGACGAAGCAGGATACACCCATATACCCATAATGGCATACTCCGCCAAGTTTGCCTCCGCCTTCTACGGTCCCTTCAGAGAGGCAGCTGAGTCTGCACCCGCTTTTGGAGACAGGAGAAGCTACCAGATGGATCCTGCTAACGCAAGAGAAGCCCTCAAAGAGGTAATCCTGGATGTTACAGAAGGAGCAGACATCGTTATGGTAAAGCCTGCCCTCGCTTACCTAGACATCATATACAGAGTACGCCAGATGACATTACTACCGGTATGTGCCTACAACGTGAGTGGTGAGTACTCCCTCATAAAGGCTGCAGGAAAGATGGGGTGGGTAGATGAGAGGAAAGTCATGTGGGAAGTCCTCACCTCCATAAAGCGTGCAGGCGCCGACATGATAATTACGTACTTCGCCAAGGAAGTAGCACAAGACATCATCAAAGGTCGGTTACCTTACTGA
- a CDS encoding UbiA-like polyprenyltransferase, protein MDKLSLYAKLLKLEHTFFALPFLLSSVVILYQETPPFGKMFWLLVAFVAARTAGMAFNRWIDLPIDKANPRTSIWPHATGHVKEQEIRQIALVSSLVFVLSSLMINWLAFFLSPFVLFLLWFYPYAKRVTYYPHFVLGLVYFLIPVAVDVALNTRVSWTALVLGTAMALWVSGFDILYSLQDYDFDRQYGVKSLAVKYGIGKALKVARLLHIGTFLSLLLLVLLVDFFGFLYVVGLFFIALLLVYEHSLVKESDLSHLNRAFFTVNAWVSLLYFLVVLISKVTDL, encoded by the coding sequence ATGGATAAGCTGAGTCTTTACGCTAAGCTTCTGAAGTTGGAGCACACCTTCTTTGCCCTGCCCTTTCTTCTCTCCTCCGTAGTAATCCTTTACCAAGAAACACCTCCTTTTGGAAAGATGTTCTGGCTGCTGGTGGCTTTTGTGGCCGCAAGAACGGCAGGCATGGCCTTCAACAGATGGATAGATCTACCTATAGACAAAGCTAACCCACGTACATCTATCTGGCCCCACGCTACAGGTCATGTGAAGGAGCAGGAGATAAGACAGATAGCTCTGGTTTCTTCCTTGGTTTTCGTGCTCTCTTCTCTCATGATCAACTGGTTGGCCTTCTTTCTTTCTCCTTTCGTTCTCTTCCTTTTGTGGTTCTATCCTTATGCCAAGAGGGTAACTTACTATCCTCATTTTGTTTTAGGTCTTGTGTACTTTCTCATACCTGTAGCTGTAGACGTGGCCCTCAACACCCGCGTGTCTTGGACAGCTTTAGTTTTAGGAACAGCTATGGCCCTATGGGTGTCAGGATTTGATATCCTCTACTCTCTTCAGGATTATGATTTTGATCGCCAGTACGGTGTCAAATCTCTAGCTGTAAAGTACGGCATAGGTAAAGCTCTCAAAGTAGCACGACTTTTGCACATAGGTACCTTCCTGTCTCTCTTACTTCTTGTTCTGTTGGTGGATTTCTTTGGTTTTCTTTATGTGGTGGGTCTATTTTTTATAGCTCTTCTCCTTGTGTACGAGCACTCTCTCGTAAAGGAGTCAGATCTTTCCCATCTCAACAGAGCTTTCTTTACCGTTAACGCTTGGGTGAGCCTTCTTTACTTTCTGGTGGTTTTGATCAGTAAGGTAACCGACCTTTGA
- a CDS encoding archease — MSFYESIDDITADAGIRVRGSSVEEVICKAILATFNEITNIEVIEPEEEYILEVRSSLPYSLADIINEALVLHESKGFVAKECHVLELKEHLLRVKLKGGRFDPAKNESRLVIKAATYHRLRLEKEDGSYVAEVIFDI, encoded by the coding sequence GTGAGCTTCTACGAGAGCATAGATGACATAACCGCCGATGCCGGTATAAGGGTGAGGGGATCCAGTGTGGAGGAGGTGATTTGTAAGGCCATACTGGCCACCTTCAACGAGATAACCAACATAGAGGTCATAGAGCCTGAGGAAGAGTATATCTTGGAAGTAAGGTCTTCACTGCCTTACTCGCTGGCTGACATTATCAACGAGGCTCTTGTGCTACATGAATCTAAAGGCTTTGTAGCTAAAGAGTGTCATGTTTTAGAGCTTAAGGAACACCTACTGAGGGTAAAACTGAAAGGTGGCAGATTTGACCCTGCGAAGAATGAGTCACGCCTTGTTATCAAAGCGGCTACCTATCATCGTCTCCGATTGGAGAAGGAAGATGGTAGCTATGTGGCGGAGGTGATATTTGATATTTAA
- the dapB gene encoding 4-hydroxy-tetrahydrodipicolinate reductase: MTEVVLCGALGRMGKAILRLSLEYQDVRVVAGVEHPDCLSSTDLGQASGIREFTGVPLTSRLEEVIGLGQVVLDFSGNPEAAVGHARLAAAYGKGVVIGTTGLERSHLEDLRELSKDIPVLVSPNMSLGVNLLIKLVELATKVLKEKGFDVEILEIHHRYKKDAPSGTALRLAEVIRNELGDVKLVSGREGIAPRGEEVGVMALRGGDVVGEHTVFFIGNGERLELIHRATSRDIFARGAIEACRWIASQKPGFYSMMEVLGL; encoded by the coding sequence ATGACTGAGGTTGTTCTCTGTGGTGCTCTCGGTAGGATGGGTAAAGCCATTCTGCGGCTTTCCTTAGAGTACCAAGATGTAAGAGTGGTGGCGGGGGTAGAACATCCTGACTGTCTTTCATCTACCGACCTAGGACAAGCATCGGGTATAAGGGAGTTTACGGGAGTACCTCTTACCAGTAGACTGGAGGAAGTGATAGGGTTGGGTCAGGTGGTGTTGGATTTTTCCGGCAATCCTGAAGCAGCTGTTGGACACGCGCGCCTTGCGGCTGCTTACGGAAAAGGTGTTGTTATAGGAACCACCGGCTTAGAAAGGTCCCATCTTGAGGATCTTCGCGAGTTGTCCAAGGATATACCTGTTTTGGTGTCTCCCAACATGAGCTTGGGGGTTAACCTACTCATCAAGCTGGTGGAACTGGCCACTAAAGTTCTCAAAGAAAAGGGTTTTGATGTGGAGATACTGGAAATACATCACAGATATAAGAAAGATGCTCCCAGTGGTACAGCTCTACGTTTGGCCGAAGTAATAAGAAATGAGCTAGGAGATGTTAAATTGGTGTCAGGTAGGGAAGGTATAGCTCCGAGGGGTGAAGAGGTGGGTGTCATGGCTCTGCGTGGTGGTGATGTGGTAGGTGAGCATACTGTTTTCTTTATAGGAAACGGGGAGAGGCTTGAGCTCATCCACAGAGCCACATCACGGGATATATTTGCACGGGGAGCAATAGAAGCCTGCCGCTGGATAGCCTCCCAAAAACCGGGCTTCTACAGTATGATGGAGGTCCTGGGCCTGTGA
- the thiC gene encoding phosphomethylpyrimidine synthase ThiC, with protein sequence MLRAEWVERRKKLGNRTQMHLARQGIITEEMRYVAKREGLHPEFVRQEVARGRMIIPANINHLHLEPMCIGINSRVKVNANIGNSGLASDIPTEIEKVKVAIKYGADTIMDLSTGEAIRETREAVIRESTVPVGTVPIYEAYKIVKGRIKEMTVDLILDVIEEQAKQGVSYMTIHAGILREFLPMVQHRVMGIVSRGGAIMAQWMIEHGKQNPLYEHFDKICEIFKKYDVSFSLGDALRPGAIADASDDAQLAELKVLGELTERAWKHDVQVMVEGPGHVPMDQIEFNMKLQQKICHEAPFYVLGPLVIDVAPGYDHIASAIGAAIAGWHGAAMLCYVTPKEHLGLPNIEDVKQGVIAYKIAAHAADVAKNWPGARDWDLEMSKARFAFDWNRQFELAIDPETARAYHDETLPQEAYKTAKFCSMCGPEFCAYRISQNVTEKMEEVLTQDNWIAP encoded by the coding sequence ATGCTAAGAGCTGAGTGGGTGGAAAGGAGAAAGAAACTCGGTAACAGAACTCAGATGCACCTCGCCAGACAGGGGATTATAACAGAAGAGATGCGCTATGTAGCAAAGAGGGAAGGTTTACATCCGGAGTTTGTCAGACAGGAAGTGGCCAGGGGAAGGATGATAATACCTGCTAACATAAACCACTTACACCTTGAACCTATGTGTATAGGCATCAACTCCCGCGTTAAGGTGAATGCCAACATAGGTAACTCCGGACTGGCTTCTGACATTCCTACAGAGATAGAGAAGGTGAAGGTGGCCATAAAGTACGGTGCTGACACCATAATGGATCTTTCCACAGGTGAAGCCATAAGGGAGACAAGAGAAGCTGTGATAAGGGAAAGTACCGTACCTGTGGGAACTGTACCCATATACGAAGCCTACAAGATAGTGAAGGGAAGGATAAAGGAGATGACAGTAGATCTCATACTGGATGTGATAGAGGAACAGGCAAAACAGGGTGTGTCCTACATGACAATACACGCAGGTATCCTCAGAGAGTTCCTACCTATGGTCCAACACAGGGTTATGGGAATAGTTTCAAGAGGCGGCGCCATAATGGCCCAGTGGATGATAGAACACGGTAAGCAGAACCCCCTCTACGAACACTTTGATAAGATATGCGAGATATTTAAAAAGTACGATGTGTCCTTCTCCTTAGGTGATGCCCTAAGACCCGGAGCCATAGCGGATGCTTCCGACGACGCCCAGCTGGCAGAACTTAAGGTACTAGGAGAGCTCACAGAGAGAGCCTGGAAACACGATGTACAGGTTATGGTGGAAGGCCCCGGACACGTTCCCATGGACCAGATAGAGTTCAACATGAAACTTCAGCAGAAGATATGCCACGAAGCCCCCTTCTACGTGTTGGGTCCTCTGGTGATAGACGTGGCACCTGGATACGATCACATAGCTTCCGCCATAGGTGCAGCCATAGCGGGGTGGCACGGAGCAGCCATGTTGTGCTATGTGACACCTAAGGAACACCTCGGCCTTCCCAACATAGAGGACGTAAAACAAGGTGTGATAGCTTACAAGATAGCGGCTCACGCCGCCGATGTGGCCAAAAACTGGCCTGGCGCCAGAGACTGGGACTTGGAGATGTCTAAAGCGCGCTTTGCCTTTGACTGGAACAGACAGTTCGAACTGGCTATAGATCCAGAAACAGCAAGAGCGTATCACGATGAGACCTTACCCCAAGAGGCCTACAAGACTGCCAAGTTCTGCTCTATGTGTGGTCCCGAGTTCTGTGCCTACAGGATATCTCAGAATGTGACGGAAAAGATGGAGGAAGTTCTCACACAGGACAACTGGATAGCTCCTTAA